The following are encoded together in the Humulus lupulus chromosome 5, drHumLupu1.1, whole genome shotgun sequence genome:
- the LOC133779272 gene encoding uncharacterized protein LOC133779272 codes for MLEGLSTTRAPFFNGVDFPYWKIRMETYLQSIDYDLWHIVSNGPYIPKHVINDKEVIKTYEAYDEEDKKMLSKNAKAKYALICGLDRDVFKNIEQASTAHDMWKMLEVTHQGTNAMKETKIQIYSTQYENFKMKADETIANMYTRFTTITNGLNSLGKVLSQKEMVTKILRSLTKAYQGKVIAIQEAKDLSTLPLEELIGSLMNHEIFMSAQDEEEVEKKKKTIAFKSSSSRAISEDDEDSMCSDMEDLALFTKKYKKFMKFKKNFGKKPQRGSDSKEKERRSKE; via the exons atgttagaaggtctaagcacaactagagcaccattctttaatggagtagactttccctattggaaaattaggatggaaacatatcttcaatctattgattatgatttgtggcatatagtgtctaatggtccttacattcctaaacatgtcattaatgataaagaagttattaagacatatgaggcatatgacgaagaagataagaaaatgctttctaagaatgctaaagctaaatatgcacttatatgtggattggatagagatgtgttcaaaaatattgaacaagcctctaccgctcatgatatgtggaaaatgcttgaagtcactcatcaaggaacaaatgctatgaaggaaactaaaattcaaatttattctactcaatatgagaactttaagatgaaagcggatgaaactattgctaacatgtatactcgtttcactactatcactaatggtttgaattctcttggcaaggtactttcacaaaaggagatggtgaccaagattttgagaagtctcaccaaagcctatcaaggcaaagtaattgccattcaagaagccaaggatctctcaacacttcccttggaagaactaattggctcactcatgaaccatgaaattttcatgagtgcacaagatgaagaggaagttgagaagaaaaagaagactattgcattCAAGTCTTCCTCCTCCCGTGCCATTAGTGAGGATGATGAGGATAGCATGTGTAGTGACATGGAGGATTTGGCACTCTTCACAAAGAAGtacaaaaagttcatgaaattcaagaagaactttgggaagaagccacaaagaggaagtgattcaaaagaaaaagaaagaaggagcaaaga gtaa